The Brachyhypopomus gauderio isolate BG-103 chromosome 1, BGAUD_0.2, whole genome shotgun sequence genome includes the window ATAAaaaggtggatgtgtgtgtgctatctAGATCATGTGGGTTATATGAACGTACATACCTGCTTTTTTTGTTGAATggtgcaaaaaaatatttttacatcCCCATGACACTCAATGATAGTTCTTACAGATGTTCACATCTAACATGGACGGTAGTTCACCGATGGTCCTCAGTAACAACTCATCTTAAGTTCTTTTGCTTGACAAAGAGCTTTTGCCTAGTCTAGACTGCATAACATAACAGCATTGGGGAGCAGaacacatgtatttaataacatcaaaatgattttttaaaatattgtttttaaCAGAAAACAAGTAAACGAGAATATGTTTTGTCGATTACACACGGTCGTGGCTTCCCTCTGACCTGCAGGCGCTCTGCGCGTGAACTATTGTGAGCGTGAAAAGAGCGCGAGGTCATCACCAGAAGTCAAAGGTCGCTTGCACCGTGCCAGGATGGGCTGCCGGTTAACATGTGTCTCTTTTCTACTGCTCTTCGTAGGAACTTTCACTCAAGGTTTGATTCTTCTGGTCTTTTCTTTACACCACATTCAGACATGCTATCTTCCCTACATCCCTCTGCCTATCAATAAACAGACACACATCTTGTTAGCTATGCACAAACTGAGACTGCGGTCAGTCCTGGAGCGGTCAGTCAGGTTTTCTTGTATTTTTCCTGATAATCACCGTTTTGCAAGGATGGAAATCGACCGTGCCGTGTGAAACAGTTTGGCAGGCTTAtcatttttcagtgtgagattgTACTGATGTCATAACTGAACAATAACAGCTGCTTTGGGGTCACATGGCCCCATGAAATGTGACCCTCCCCTGTTAAGCAGAGCCACTGAAGATGAATAGACTGACTGTTGTTCTTCTCTCGCGTCCAGAGGTTGATTGAAAGTTATGCGTGTAAGCCAGCGGCTGTAGGACCACCTGTCAGCAATTGGCCAcactttagtgtgtgtgtatggacttcagtggtgtgtgtgcttctcATGAAGGTCTGGTCTGGGTGAGGAGATGCGGAGAGGTGCGAAGGGTGAACGAGAAGAGGAACAGTTCAGAGCTTCAATAGGACCTGATGTATTTACCTTACATTGGGTCATCTTTGTGATTTATACTGCTATATAAAACATTGTCTGGCTAATTGCAAGTAAGGAGTTTTGATGCCTATTAAGTGAGCAGGGAGAAGCAGCGTTGCTGTTCCTTAATACATACTTTTACGTAATTTGTTAGGCTTTCAGTAACAAGATTGTTAGTATAAATATTTCCACCACATTAAATCCAGCTGAGGCTCATTTTTCACACAAACATAACGGTGATAGATTACTTTAGAATAAACGTTTAAAGTGagtgaaatgaaaatgttttatgtaattACGTGATTACAGTGAAGAAATCTTCAAAAAAGATAAGATCGATTTAAAAACTAGCCAATCAGTGATGGTGTTTTCTTTAGTTTACACAAGAAGAATTCTATGACTTCATGATAATGCAATGACTTTatagaaacaaacaaatgaaacaaagaCTGGACCTCTAAAAACTTTCCTTAATAGAATCACGGAGTGCAAAGAGTGGAAGTTCTGTGAGGAGCAACCCAGCCGTGTTTCACATTGAAGGTGACTACATGTCGCATTACAGTGGATTGCCATAGCACGTGTAGTCTTCCTGAGCTGACATCCTTCTCTCTGCGCTCAGACAACTACGAATGGTCGACTTGGTTCAACGTGGATCAccccggggggaggggggactaCGAGAAGCTGGAAGCCATTCGCTTCTACTACCGAGCTCGTGTGTGCGACTCCCCGTGGGCCGTGGAGGCCCGGACCACAGAGTGGATTCCAGCGCGCAGCACGGGGGAGAGAGTGCACGCCGACCCCGCAGTGGGTTTCTGGTGCATCAATGCTGAGCAGCCGGCCGGAAAGAACTGCTCCAACTATGCAGTTCGCTTCCTGTGCCCAATAGGTTAGTTTACATGATGCTGTATcgtattgtttatttattgacaTATTGTGATTTCTCTAGTATGCATCCATGTGATAACCCGAGGATTGGGTTTTTCTTTAATGCTCAAGAGAAACTTGAACTCATCAGTGCAATTGTAAACATTTAACTGCACAATTTCTTACCTCTGGGGCATTAGTCAAGCAGCCAGAAACCCATGGAGTGTGGGGTCCATGGTCAGACTGGAGCTTGTGTCCTGCACAGTGTGGTCAAGTGGCCGTTCAGGTGCGCTCCAGAAGCTGCAGAACCCAGTCCAGGCAGTGCGAGGGTGCGACTGTGGAGAACAGGCAATGCAAAGGACCAGCATGTCCAGGTATTACACCTACTGAGTCAGATACAATTAGGGATAGGATCAGATCCACAGACAACAGGCTCTTCTCTACAGCTACTTGTTCACAAGATGTACAAAACAAAGGGTGACAATTGATGTTTCTAAAGACCAGATAAAGCACAGGATCGTGTTAATGTCATAATAtaagattttaaaaaataatttatttcttttttcctGTAGGCTGTGAGCTGCGGTGTGTGATGGGCAAGGTGAATGCAGAGTGCACTGCCTGTCTGTGCCAGGACCACACTGTTCTGGGCTCGGTCCGCAGCGCTGGAGGTCTGCCAGCCCCCGGGGCAGCCATCCTACTCTCTGGCCCTATTCCCAGGCTTCTGACTTTGACCGACCACAACGGACACTTCCGCGTGCCCGGAATATGCCCGGACGGGAACACCACGCTGACCGTAAAGCTACAGAACCACGCTCCTCACAGAGTGACCATGCCACCCAGCTCTGAGCACACGACTGTATTTCACGTGAAGCTTGAGAGAGCAAGTACGAACCTTCCAATCACATCCAATCACACTGCAATAAGAGTCGATCCCCCTTCTCGGAACATAATGAGTTATTCATGATCTGTATAGCAAAAATGCCAATTTCTGCCCCCATTTTACAGTGTAATTATAAAAGTTATTGTTGTGTAGTATATTGAATAACAATGTGTAACAATACATCAATTGCATACTGACAAAATGGAAAACAatatcagttaaaccactaagTGCATGATGGCAAACATTGGTAGTAAATTACAGTGCAATAATGGCATAGTTGAACTATAAAATATAGTGTTAAAggaaaaactaaaacaaaaacaaaagtgaCATTGTGGTCTTACCATATATTATTTCCTAGAAAAACTGTATATGCTAAAGAACCCAGAGTCCAAAGCCAGGAGGGAGGGTCAAACAGCTGCCTTTTGCTGTAAAGTTGCTGGCACATCTGAACCTGACCAGTACCAGTGGTGAGATGCAGTCCCACAAGGGCTACGGCTCTTAGATCAGCTACATTTAAGCACATTTCTTAATATGTTGTGTACAAACCACATCCGATCACATTTTCCCAGGTTTCACAATGGAAGTCTGCTTGAAAAGAGCAGATACCACTACGATGACACTTTAGTTCTGAGGAACCTTCATCAGAACCAGGCTGGAGAGTACTACTGCAGAGCCAGCAGTGACAATGGAGCAATTAAATCCAAACCAGCAACACTTACAGTCTTGGGTAAGCCTTTGATCTAAAGTGAAGATAAATCTTTGCACAGTTTACTGCACTATTCCATTTTATATAACATGTATAATCAACCTCTTACCATCTAAAGGTCAAAATGAATCATCGTGCAACCCGAAGCCTGAATCCCACTTGATCCGCCTGCCACACGATTGCTACCAGCACCAGACCAACTCGTCTTATTACGATGTAGGGAGATGTCCTGTAGGAATATGCACAGGCCAACTGGATAATGGCATTAGATGCAAAGACTCCACATCCTTCTGCTGTGGGGTTTCTAggatggaggagagacagatTGCATGCCAAGGCTATCAGTTACCCACAATGGTAGTAACCCAGTGTGGttgcaaaaaatgtgttgaaACAAAAGCTACAGTTCGTGGACGTGCAATTGCAGCAGACACAGGAGAGCCAATGAGGTTTGGACACATCTACATGGATGGGGTGAGGGTTAGCCGGACAGGATACAAAGGCACCTTCTCCATCCAGGTGCCTCCAGAAACAGAGAGGCTTGTTCTCACTTTTGTAGACAACATGCAAAAGTTTGTAAACACCACAAAAGTGCTTGTGTTCAATAACAAAGGAGGAGCCGTGTACCACGAGATCAAACTGCTGAGGAAGAAGCCTCCAGTTACTATTCGCTCAATAGAAACCAACAAACTAGAGCTTGGAGAAGTGGAGGGAGAGGAACCCATGGCTGAGATTGAAATCCCACCGAATGCTTTCTACAAGCAGAACGGGGAGGTATTTGTAGGTAATGTGCAGGCCAGCATCACCTTCCTGGACCCAAGAGATGTATCCACAGCAGCAGCTGCTCAGAGTGATCTCAACTTTGTGGACACTGAAGGCGACACCCTTCCTCTGAGGACCTACGGTATGTTCTCAGTGGACTTCAGGGATGAGGAGGGCGGCGAGTCCTTAAATGCTGGAGAGGTTAAAGTTCGCATGGATGCAGCCCAAGTGATGATGCCTGAACACCTGGAGACAATGAAGCTGTGGTCCCTGAACCCCGAGACTGGCCTATGGGAGGAAGAGGGACAGTTCCATGCAGAAAAAAAGCAACGAGGAAAACGAGAGGAGAGAACCTTCCTTATTGGCAACATGGAAATCAGAGAAAGGCGGCTGTTTAACTTGGACGTGCCTGAAAACAGGAGGTGTTATGTTAAAGTGCGCGCCTTCCGCAGTGAACGCTTCATACCAAGTGAGCAGGTTCAAGGTGTTGTGATGACTCTGATCAATATGGAGCCTACTCCCGGTTATTCAAGCAATCCCCGTGCATGGGGCAGGTTTGACAGTGTTATTACTGGCCCTGACGGTGCTTGCCTACCCGCTTTCTGCGATGACCAGAAGGCAGATGCATATTCTGCTCATGTCATGGCCAACCTGGGAGGAGAAGAACTGGAAGCAGTGGCTTCAGCCCCAAAATTAAATCCCAACACTGTTGGCGTCCTTCAACCGTACCTGAGCAAGCTGAACTACAGGCGAACGGATCATGATGACCCCAGAATGAAGAAGACAGCGTTCAGCATCAACGTTGCAAAGCCCAGCCCAAACACCGCCGAGGAATTAAATGGTCCAATTTACCCATTTGAAAAGCTGAAGGAATGTGAGGAAGCCCCATTCAGTGCACCCCACTTCCGCTTTTCAAGAGTCGAGGGAGACCGCTATGACTACAACACTGTTCCTTTCAACGAGGACGATCCTATGAGTTGGACAGAAGACTACTTAAGCTGGTGGCCAAAACCAATGGAATACAGAGCTTGCTACATCAAAGTCAAAATCAACAGCCCGCACGAAATCAACATTCGTTCTCGCAACATGGGAGGCACCCACCCGAGGACCGTGGGCCAGCTTTATGGCCTCCGTGACACTCGTAGCATCCGTGACATGGACCAGTCTATGGTCTCAGCTGTTTGCTTGGAGTTCAAATGCAGTGGTATGCTTTATGACCAGGATCGAGTAGATCGCACTCTTGTGAAGGTGATCCCTCAAGGTAGCTGCAGGCGAGACAGTGTCAACAGCATGCTTCAAGAGTACTTGGTCAACCACCTTCCACTGGCTGTCAATAACGACACCAACGAGTTTACCATGCTTGCACCACTGGACCCTCTGGGTCACAACTACGGCATCTACACAGTGACCGACCAAGATCCTCGTATGGCTAAGGAGATAGCGCTCGGACGCTGCTTTGATGGCACCTCAGATGGCACTTCGCGAGTTATGAAGAGCAGCGAAGGCGTGGCGCTAACCTTCACCTGTGGCGACAAAGAGGTCACCGGGCAGAACGTATTCCAGCAGGTACAGGGCTCCCCAGGCCGGGTCGCGGCTGGGAGGCCAGGGAGAGGCAACAGAAGACAAAGAGGAGACGCGTCAGCGGGGCTCCGCACCAGCCGACGAAGGAGCACCCGCGATCCCAACAAACGCTTGAAGACCACCGGGTTAAGCTCAAAGCAGTGATTAACGTTGTGAAGAGAACCAGGCTGGACGGGCCTACATCAACACAGCTACGCAGTTAAAAGGCGGCTGATATAAAAGTGGGACCATCTAAGATGAACATGTACAAGTTTAAGAAAGCtgataaacacaaacaaaaaatctTGGGTGTGCTGTAAAACATGTTTTTTCTTCTTGAAGAATGCTACAGAATGCAACAAAATAGCTTAAGAGGGTTTTGCAGAAAAAAGTGGGCCATTTTACAGGAAGCCCCATTTTAAATAACTGCTATTTTTGCTCATATACTTTTTCACTTGTACTGTGATAAAT containing:
- the cilp gene encoding cartilage intermediate layer protein 1 — its product is MGCRLTCVSFLLLFVGTFTQESRSAKSGSSVRSNPAVFHIEDNYEWSTWFNVDHPGGRGDYEKLEAIRFYYRARVCDSPWAVEARTTEWIPARSTGERVHADPAVGFWCINAEQPAGKNCSNYAVRFLCPIVKQPETHGVWGPWSDWSLCPAQCGQVAVQVRSRSCRTQSRQCEGATVENRQCKGPACPGCELRCVMGKVNAECTACLCQDHTVLGSVRSAGGLPAPGAAILLSGPIPRLLTLTDHNGHFRVPGICPDGNTTLTVKLQNHAPHRVTMPPSSEHTTVFHVKLERAKKLYMLKNPESKARREGQTAAFCCKVAGTSEPDQYQWFHNGSLLEKSRYHYDDTLVLRNLHQNQAGEYYCRASSDNGAIKSKPATLTVLGQNESSCNPKPESHLIRLPHDCYQHQTNSSYYDVGRCPVGICTGQLDNGIRCKDSTSFCCGVSRMEERQIACQGYQLPTMVVTQCGCKKCVETKATVRGRAIAADTGEPMRFGHIYMDGVRVSRTGYKGTFSIQVPPETERLVLTFVDNMQKFVNTTKVLVFNNKGGAVYHEIKLLRKKPPVTIRSIETNKLELGEVEGEEPMAEIEIPPNAFYKQNGEVFVGNVQASITFLDPRDVSTAAAAQSDLNFVDTEGDTLPLRTYGMFSVDFRDEEGGESLNAGEVKVRMDAAQVMMPEHLETMKLWSLNPETGLWEEEGQFHAEKKQRGKREERTFLIGNMEIRERRLFNLDVPENRRCYVKVRAFRSERFIPSEQVQGVVMTLINMEPTPGYSSNPRAWGRFDSVITGPDGACLPAFCDDQKADAYSAHVMANLGGEELEAVASAPKLNPNTVGVLQPYLSKLNYRRTDHDDPRMKKTAFSINVAKPSPNTAEELNGPIYPFEKLKECEEAPFSAPHFRFSRVEGDRYDYNTVPFNEDDPMSWTEDYLSWWPKPMEYRACYIKVKINSPHEINIRSRNMGGTHPRTVGQLYGLRDTRSIRDMDQSMVSAVCLEFKCSGMLYDQDRVDRTLVKVIPQGSCRRDSVNSMLQEYLVNHLPLAVNNDTNEFTMLAPLDPLGHNYGIYTVTDQDPRMAKEIALGRCFDGTSDGTSRVMKSSEGVALTFTCGDKEVTGQNVFQQVQGSPGRVAAGRPGRGNRRQRGDASAGLRTSRRRSTRDPNKRLKTTGLSSKQ